A stretch of DNA from Bacillus sp. NP157:
AGCTGACCGGCCTGCCGAACCGCCGCGCCCTGCGCGAGCAGCTGGATGCGCTGGTGCGCAACTGCGTGCGCGATCGCTCGGGCCTGATGGTGCTGTTCATCGACCTCGACCACTTCAAGTTCATCAACGATGCGCTCGGCCACGCACTGGGCGACCAGGTCCTGCACGACATCGCGATCAAGCTGGGCGACGTGCTCGACGGTGCGGGCCAGGTCGGCCGCTTCGGTGGCGATGAATTCCTGGCGATGCTGCCGTTCGACGGTCCGCCGGCGAAGGCGCTCGACGTGTTGCCGCGGATCCAGCGCGCCATCGAAGAGCCGCTGGAAGTCAGCGGCACGCTGCAGCGGCTGAAGTGCAGCATCGGCGTCGCCTTCGCCACGCGCGATGGCCTGGATGCCGACACGTTGATCCGCAACGCCGACACCGCGATGTACGACGCGAAGCGTTCCGGCCGCCACACGTGGAAGTGCTACTCGGCCGACATGCATACGACGGCGATGGCGCGGCTGACCGTGATCACCCGGCTGTCGCCGGCGAGCCTCGACCAGGAACTGTCGCTGGCGTGGCAGACCCAGCACGATGGCGTCACCGGCCGCCCGATCGGCGTCGAAGCGCTGCTGCGCTGGCCACTCGCGCCGGGTGACCTGGCTTACCCCGACCGGCTGATCCCGCTGCTGGAGGAAACCGGCGCCATCGTGCCGATCGGCCAGTGGGTGCTGCGCGAAGCGTGCCGCCAGCAACGCCGCGTGGTCGACCTGCTCGGCCCGGGCTGCCGCGTGGCGGTGAACATCTCGGCGCAGCAGCTGGCCCACTCCGACCTGGTCGCCGAAGTACGCCAGGCCCTGCGCGAAACCGGTGCCAGCGCATCGGCGCTGGAACTGGAGCTCACCGAAAGCGCGTTCATGAAGGAACCCGAGCGCGCCATCCGCACGCTGCACGAGCTGCGCGCGATGGGCGTCAGCATCGCGCTGGACGACTTCGGCACGGGCTACTCGAACCTCACCTACCTGTCGCGCCTGCCGCTGGACAAGATCAAGATCGACCGCCACTTCACCAGCGCCTTGCTGGAAGACGCGGTGGATGCCTCGATCTGTCGCTCGATCATCTTCCTCGCGCGCAGCCTCAACCTGCAGGTGGTGGCCGAGGGCGTCGAGACGCAAAGCCAGCGCGAATGGCTGGAAAAAGAGGGATGCACGGCGATGCAGGGCTTCCTGTTCGCGCGCCCGGTGCCGGTCGGCGAGCTGGGCCAGGCCCCCGCCACGGTCAGCTGAGCCAGCGTTCGTCCACGGCGCCAATCCGTTCGCCGCGCGGCGGTTTATCCGCGCCCACGCGATGCCTACATTGGACGGTGTCCCCACACCCCTCCCCAGGCTTTCGCCATGCAACGCGCACCCGCGATCTTCGTCTCCCACGGCGCCCCGACCTTCGCGCTGGAACCGGGCCTGCTCGGTAGCCGGCTGACGGCGCTGGGCGAGCAGCTTGCCGGCGCCACCGCGCTCGTCGTCGTCTCGCCGCACTGGCAGACCTGCGGCGTCCGCGTGGGCGGTGCCGCCCGTCCGTCAACGATCCACGACTTTGGTGGCTTCGCGCCGGAGCTCTACACGCTGTCCTACCCCGCGCCCGGCCTGCCGGCGCTGGCCGCGGAAACGGCCGCGCTGCTGATCGAGCACGGATTTTCGACGCTGGTCGACAGCGACCGCGGGCTCGACCACGGCGCGTGGGTGCCGCTGCGCTACCTGCGCCCCGAGGCCGATACCCCGGTGCTGCAGGTGTCGATGCCGCATAACCTCGATGTCGACTCGGCGCTGGCGTTGGGCAAGGCGCTGGCCCCGTTGCGCGAGCGCGGCGTGGCCGTGATCGGCTCGGGCAGCCTCACCCATAACCTGCGCGAAGCGCGGCCCAGCCGCGACACCGAGGACTACGCCCAGGCCTTCGCGGCGTGGGCGCGCGGGGCGGTGCTCGCCGGCGACACGGCGACGCTGCGCGACTACCGCCGGCGTGCCCCGTCCGCCCTGCGCGCCCACCCCAGCGAGGAGCACTACCTGCCCCTGCTGGTGGCCGCGGGCGCGGCCGGCAACGACGCCGCGATGGCGATCGATGGCGGGGTGACCTACGGGGTGCTGTCGATGGACTGCTTCGCGTGGGGCCTATGAATTTACCCGGGCACTATTGACGGGTAATTTATTCCGGGTAATATTTGCCGGGTGTTTCACGGAGAACCCCCATGACCACCCACTTCACCGCCTTCGACGGCCAGCGGCGCGTTGCCGCCGGCACGCTCGCCATCGTGGCCGAGCGCTGCAAGGCCCTGCTCGATGCCCAGCCCAACGCCAGCCCGATCGTCTACGACGACAGCACCGGGCGCCCGTTCGACCTCGACTATCGCGGCACCACGCACGACGTGCTCGCCCGCCTGCCCGGCGAAGCCCTGCCGCCGCGGCGTGGCCCCGGCCGGCCACGGCTGGGCGTGGTGGCGCGCGAAGTTACCCTGCTGCCGCGGCACTGGGAATGGCTGGCGGGCCAGCCCGGTGGTGCCTCGGTCGCGCTGCGCCGGCTGGTGGAGAACGCCAGCCGCGAGAACGCGGGCAGCGACCGCGTGCGCCAGGCCGCCGAAGCGCTCGACCGGGTGATGCTGGCGCTGGCCGGCGACCTGCCCGGTTACGAAGAGGCATCGCGCGCCTTCCATCGGCGCGACACCGAACGCTTCCGCGGCCTGACCGACGCGTGGCCGGCCGACGTGCGCGACTACGTGCGCTCGCTGGCCGCCGCCGCGGCGTACTGAGGCTTACGCCCCGCGCGCCTTGCGCAGTTTCTTCCACGCCCTGGCGCGCTGCTTCAGCACGCGGCGGTACTTCCGCCGCACCTTGCGCTCCTTGCGATCGTGGCTCCACAGGTAGATCGCCGGCGTGCTGAGCAGGGTCAGCAGCTGCGAGACCAGCAGGCCGCCGACGATCGCGATACCCAGCGGGCGGCGCATTTCCGAACCGACGCCGAAGCCGATCGCCAGCGGTAGCGCCGCACCCATGGCGACCAGCGTCGTCATCGTGATCGGCCGGAAGCGGACCAGGGCCGCCTGGCGAATCGCCTCCACCGGCGACATGCCTTTCTCGCGTTGTGCGGTGAGCGCGAAGTCCACCATCAGGATCGCGTTCTTCTTCACGATGCCGATCAGCAGCAACACCGAGATGATCGCCATCAGGGTGACCTGGGTCTGCGTCACCAGCATCGCGAGGAAGGCACCGGCACCGGCCGCGGGCAGCGTCGACAGGATGGTCAGCGGATGGCCGAGGCTCTCGTAGAGCACGCCCAGCACGATGTACACGGCGAGGATCGCGCCGATCAGCAGCACCATGCCGTTGGACTGCGCGTCGCGCAGGCGCTGGTTGGCGCCGGTGAAGTCCATGCGCACGCCTTCGGGCAGCTTCAGCCGCGCCACGGCCTGTTCGACCAGGTTGTTGCCCTTGTCCGGCGAGATCTTCGGGGCGAGGTTGTAGGTGACGTCGGCCGATTCGAGCTGGTTCTGGTGAGTGACCGCGCTGGGCGTGCTGATCGGCGCGATATGCGCGACGGCCGACAGCGGGATCATGTTGCCCGCGTTGTTCTTCACGTAAGTGTTGAGCAGCGACTGCGGCGACAGCGACTCCGCGGCCGCTGCGGTCAACACCACCCAGTACTGGTTGATGTCCGAATAGATCACCGAGACCTGGCGCTGGCCAAACGCGTTGTACAGCGCGGTGTCGATCATGCCCATGCCGACCTGCAGGCGGCTGGCCGCGTCGCGGTCCACCTGCAGCATCTGTTGCTTGCCGACCACGTCGAAGTCGCTGCCGACGTCGCGGAACTCCTTCATGCCACGCATGATCTGCACCAGCTTCAGCGTCCACGGTTCGAGGCTTTCGCCGCCGGTGCTGATCAGCTGGAACGAGTACTGCCCGCGGTTGCTGTTGCCACCGCCGCCGCCGAGGAACTGCACCGGGTTCATGAACACCTGGACGTCGGAGAGCTTGTCGTACTCCTTGCCCATGCGGTCCATGATTTCCTTGATGGATTCATGCCGCTCGTTCGGCCCGCTGCCCTTCGGCTTGAGGTCGATGAACATCATGCCCTGGTTGCCGACCGCGCCGCCGTTGTCGCCGCCGAGGATCGCGGTGACGTCCGCCACGGTGGAATCCTTCTGCATGATCTCGGCCACGCGATTCAGCCGGCGGGTCATCTCGTCCGGCGAGATGTTCGCATCGGCGGTGATCTGTGCCTGCATCATGCCGGTGTCTTCGTCGGGCATGAAGTTGCCGCCCGCCGTCTTCACCACGGCGATGGCGAGCACCACCGTGGCCACCAGCAGCGTGATCGGCTGCCAGCGCATGATCCGGCGGTGGCGCATCGACCAGTCCAGGCCGCGTTCGTACAGGCGAAGGAAGCCGCGATCAAAGCGTTCGAGTGCTTTTTCCAGCCGGCCCGGCACGCGGTCCGGCGCGTCGTGCTTGAGGTAACGCGCGCACAGCGCCGGGGTCAGGGTGAGCGAGACCACGGCCGAGATCAGCACCGCCGCCGCCAGCGTCACCGAGAACTCGCGCAGCAGCTTGGTGATCATGTTGTTGCCGAACAATAGCGGCGCGAACACGGCGACCAGCGAGATGGTGATCGAGATGACGGTGAAGCCGATCTCGCGCACGCCTTCCAGCGAGGCGGGCATCGGCGCGGAGCCGTTTTCCATGTGCCGGACGATGTTCTCGATCACCACGATCGCATCGTCGACGACGAAGCCGATGCACAGCACCAGCGCCATCAGCGACATGGTGTTGAGCGTGTAGCCCAGCGTCCACATCACCACGAACGCGCCCGCAAGCGATAGCGGCACGCTGAGCGTGGCGATCAGCGTGGGACCGAGCCGGCGCAGGAACACCAGCATCACCAGGCAGACCATCACCACCGAGATCATCAGTGCCAGCTTCACTTCGTGCAGTGCTGACTGGGTGGTCTGGGTGAGGTCGAAGATGGGGGTCACCTGCGCATCGGCAGGCAGCATCGCGCGGAAGCGTGGCAGCGCGGCGCGGATCGCATCGGCGGTGGCGATCGAGTTGGCTTCGGGTCGCTTGCTGATCTGCATGCTTACCGAGCGTTCGCCCTGGAACCACGCCTTCTGGTAGATGTCCTGCTGGCCGCTGGTGACCTTCGCGATGTCGGACAGGCGCACCGGCGTACCGTTGCGCATGGCGATGAGGATGTTGGCGAACTGGTCGGCGTCGCGCAGGCCGTCGTTCGCGATCACCGTCATCTGCGAGCGGCCGTCGGAGAGCAGGCCCTGCGGCGAATTCACGTTGGCCGCCTGCAGTGCGTTCGACACGTCGTTGGCGGTGAGGTTCTTGGTCGCCAGCGCGTTGGTATCCAGCTCCACGCGCACCGCGTGCGGCGTGCCACCGAACACCTGCACGCGGGCGACGCCGTCGATCTGCGACACCGCGGGGCGGATCAGCGTATCGACCACGTCGAACAGTTTGTCCGCCGGCATCGTCTTCGAAGTGAACGACACCAGCAGCACCGGGATCTGCCCGGTATCGAACTTGAAGTATTGCGGTGGGCTCGGCATGCCGGCCGGCATGTCGACCAGCGATGCGTTGATCGCGGCCTGCACGTCGCGCGCGGCGGCGTCGGTGGAGCGGTCCATGGTGAACTGCAGGCGGACGAAGCCAGCACCTTCCGTGCTGTTCGAGTACATCCGGTCCACGCCGGGGATCTGGCCGAGGTGGCGCTCCAGCGGCGCGATCACCGTGGACGCCATCACCTGCGCGTTGGCGCCCGGCATCTGCGCCTGGATGAACACGGCCGGCACTTCGATCGACGGCAACGCGGCCACGCCCAGCAACATGTAGGCGAGGATGCCAGCCAGGGTGAGGCCCGCTGCAAGCAGCGACGTACCCCGGGGCCGACGGATGAAGGGAGCAAAGAAGTTCACGACACATCCTGTGACAGCGGGAAACGCCCCCGCGCCGCGCACTTTATGCCGTCATGGGGGCCGCCGTCGCCTGTGCCGTCCGTCAGGCCCCTGCCATAAGGCAGGGGAAACCTGTTCCAACAGGTTTCCCCTCGGTCAGGACTTACGGATTCGGCGAGAAGCGCACCGTCACGTAGTAGGTCCGGCCCAGCTGGTTGTAATAGGCCACGGTCTCGTAGTGCTTGTCGGCGACGTTGGCGACGCGGCCCTGCACGCTCCAGGCGCTGTCCAGGTGCCAGGTGGCACGCAGGTCGGCGGTGGTGTAACCGCCCAGGCGGGTGCCGTTCGCGGCGTCGTCGTAGCTGTAGCCGGCGGCGTACACCGAGCCACCCACGGTGAACATGCCCAGGTCCTTGTCCAGGTCCACGCGACCGGTGCGACGCGGGCGGCGGGCGAGCAGGTTGTCCTCGTTCGGGCCGTTATCGCGGTTCAGCGGCTGCTGCAGGGTGGCGTAGGCGCGCAGGTGCCAGCCGTCGAGGTCGGCGCCAAGCTGGCCTTCGAGGCCGCGGATCCGCGCTTCGCTGACGTTGATCGGCAGGAAGTTGGCGTCGAACCCGATCAGGTCGTTGACCTTGGTCTGGTAGGCGTTGACCGCCCAGTTCCAGATGCCCGGGCGGCTGCTGAGGCCGATTTCGGCCGTGCGCGAGGTTTCCGGCTTCAGGTTCACCGGGGTGCCGTACGGGTAGTACTCGTCGTTGAAGGTCGGCGCGTGGAAGGCGCTGCCGTACGACGCGGTGATCCGCATGCCGTTATCGAAGCGGAAGCCGTAGGCGGCCGAGCCCGTGGTGTGGTTGCCGAACTGGGTGTTGTGGTCGTGGCGCGCCGAAAGCTGGATCTCGTGCGGGCCGAACACGCCCTGGTAGAGCGCGAAGACGCCGGTGTTGTTACGGGTGGTCTTGAGATAATCCGTATCGCTGTCCAGCTTCTCCTGCTGGTAGTCCACGCCCGCGCTCAGCACCTGGCCCGGGGCCAGGGTGATGTCGTTCTGCCACGCGGCCTGGTTGCGCTTCGAGTACAGGTAGCCGGTGCGCAGCTTGTCCGCGCCCAGCACCGGGTTGAAGTTGGCGTCGAACCAGGTCTTCTGCGAGCCGTTGAGGTAGTTGTCGGCGCGGTCCTGGTTCTGGCCCAGGCTGACCGACATGCGCCAGTCGGCCATGGCGTCGAAGCTGAGCTTGCCGCCGGCGACCTGCTGCGAGCGGCGGGTCAGGTTCTGGAAGTCACCGTCGTATTCGATGGTGCCCTTGCTGCGCAGCCAGCTGCCGGTGAGCTCGGTGCCGTCGTCCCAGCGGTAACCGCCGGAGAGCGCGCCGTTGTAGGTGCGGTAGGCATCGTGGTCCGGCTCGTCGGTGAAGCAGCCCTTGAAGGCCGAGCCCGCGCCGATCCGGCAGGCGTTGATGCCCGCGGTGTACTGGCCGCCGAGGCTGGCGTTGTACCAGCCGTGGGTGGTGCCGCCGGAGAGGCCGACCTGTTCGGCGTTGTAGCTGTGGCTGCCGCCGGTGACCGAAACGCTGGGCGTCGGCGCTTCGCCGGCCACGCCGTGACGGGTGAAGATCTGGATGACGCCGCCGATCGCGTCCGAGCCGTACAGGCTGGAGCGCGGGCCGCGGACCACTTCGATATGGTCGATCTGCTCCACCGGGAGCTGCTCGTAAGCCGGCAGGCCGGCACCGACGGTGCCGACGCGGACGCCGTCGATCAGCACCAGCGTGTGCGCCGAGTTGGTGCCGCGCATGAACATCGAGGTCTGCTGGCCGAGACCGCCGGAATTGGCCATCACCACGCCGGGCAGGCCGGTCAGCAGGTCCTGCACGCTGATCGGCTGCAGGCGCTCGATGTCGTCGCGGGTGATCACGGTGACCGGGGCGAGTACCTCGTCCAGCGGGGTCGCGGCGCGGTTGGCCGTGACGACCACCGACGGCAGGTTCTCGGGGGCGTCGGCGGCGTGCGCGACGGCGATGGACGACAGCAGGGCCGTCGCGAGCAGGGTCTTCTTCATGGTGTGGAGCGTCCTCGTGCCGCGCTTGCGGCATATCTGAAACCGGGGACGTGCACGGAGGGCAAGGTCGAACGGCGCGCGGGGACGGAAAGGCATCGCCACGGAGCTGTCCGGATCCGCCCGCCGCGAATCGTCCGAAACAGGTACACCCCCGCGACGGGTCGCGAGGGGCGTTTCGGGCCGGTCTCCGGACTCACACCCTCCCGTCTCCACGGGCCCTTGCTGGCGCCTTCCCGCTCCGAAAAGCAGTGGCGTTGGCCAGTCAGGCGGGGCGCAAGGCCCCGGGTGCCTACCGTTGCGGGGGCAGTGCCGGCCTTGCCGCATCGCGGCGCACCGGCTTCCCGTTTCATCCCGCCAGCCAGGAAGGCCGCGGGACACCCGAACCCCGACAGTCTAATCCCGAACGGGACCGAGGGCACGGTTTTCACACAAATTGTTAACCGGGACTTGACGTTCGTAAAAACTATCGATTACAACCGCAACTGATTGCTGCCGATCGTAGGGAATTACGCATTCGGGGGGATGGCAGGTCCGCAGGTGGCCAGGACGGCACGGCGGTACCGCATCGGCAGGGGTCGAGAACGGGCTCGGTCGCCACCTTTCGGCACCGGCCTTTGCAGTTCATTCGGGGAGACATCACATGCAGCGTTCCACCCTGCTCCACGGCGCCCTGCGCCGTTCCAGTCTTTGCACCGCACTTGCCCTCTGCCTCGCCAGCGGCGGCGCCCTCGCCCAGTCCAACGCCTCCGGCAACATCTTCGGCCGCGTCGCCCAGCCGGAAGGCGCCGTCGTCCACCTGCAGAACCTCGACACGGGCCTGACCCGCGACGTGAACGTCGAATCCGACGGCCGCTACCGCGCCAGTTCGCTGCCCACCGGCCGCTACAAGGTCAGCCTGGAGCGCAACGGCGCGATCGCCGAATCGCGCGACAACGTCTCGGTCGCCATCGGCGGCGTGGATGTCTCGTTCGCCGGCAACACCGCGGCCGCCAGCGCCACCAATGCGCAGAACCTGGAAGGCGTGCAGGTGATCGGCAACGCCCTGCCGGCGATCGACGTGTCCCAGGTCGACTCGCGCACCGTGCTCAGCTCGGAGCAGCTGCAGAAGCTGCCGCTGGCCCGCGACATCACGGCCGCCGCCCTGCTGGCGCCCGGCGTGATCGCCGGCGACAGCCGCTACGGCAACGTGGCCTCCTTCGGCGGTTCGTCCGCGTCGGAGAACCAGTACTACATCAACGGTTTCTCGGTCACCAACGCGCTGACCGGCCTGGGCTTCGTCAACCTGCCTTTCGACGCCATCGATTCGCAGCAGGTGCTCACCGGCGGCTACGGCGCGGAATACGGCCGTTCCACCGGCGGCGTGATCAACATCGTGACCAAGCGCGGCGGCAACACCTGGAAGGGTGGCCTCGGCATGTACATCCAGCCGAACGGCGCACGCCAGTCCGCGCGCAGCATCTACCGCACCAATGGCCAGCTGTTCCAGAACCGTCGCGACAACGATCGCAGCGACACCCAGTACACCGCGTATCTGAGCGGTCCGCTGATCAAGGACAAGCTGTTCTTCTACGGTGCCGGTGACTTCACCCGCACCGACCAGAAGAGCACCAGCAGCATCCTCGCGCCGCAGCGTACCAACCAGACGCAGAAGGCCACGAAGTGGATGGCCAAGATCGACTGGAACATCACCGACAGCCACCTGCTGGAAGTGACCGGCATCGGCGACAAGACCAACACCGAGCGCAGCATCTACAAGTACGACTACACCACGCGCAGCCGCGGCGATTACCTCGGTACCGATAACCTGAAGAACTTCGACGCGGGCCCGGGTTCCACCCCCGGCGGCGACGTCTACATCGGCAAGTACACCGGCTACCTCACCGACGACCTGACCGTGACCGCGCTGTACGGCCACAGCAAGACGGTGCACGAGCGCGACATCGGCTATTCCGGTAGCCCGAACTGCCCGTGGATCACCGACAGCCGCCGCGGCATCGCAAACCCGATCACCGGTTGCGGCCTGGTCAACGGCACCGTGCTCAATGCCGGCGCCAACGACAAGACCCACGGCTATCGCCTCGACGTCGAGTACCGCGCGGGCGACCATGACATCCGCGTGGGCGTGGATAACCAGACCCTGGAATCCACCTCGGGCCAGATCTACGAAGGCGGTTACCGCTGGGTGTACCGCAACGCCGGTACCGTGCCGGGCCGTCCGGACATCGTGCCGCCGCCGGGCACCACCTACTTCGTCGAGAAGCGTCTCTTCGAAACCGGTGCGAGCGTCAAGACCGAGCAGGAAGCGCAGTACATCGAAGACCACTGGCAGGCCACGGATCGCTTCATGGTCTACCTCGGCCTGCGTAACGAGCAGTTCAAGAACTTGAACGGCGCTGGCGACACCTACGTGAAGCAGCGCCACCAGCTCGCGCCGCGCCTCGGCGCCACCTGGGACGTGTTCGGCGACTCCAGCTTCAAGGTGTATGCCAACGCCGGTCGTTACCATCTCGCCATCCCGTCGAACGTCGCCATCCGCGGCGCCTCGGCGTCGACGTATTACAGCGAGTACTACTCGTATACCGGCGTCGGCCCGAACGGCGAGCCGACGGGCGTGGCCCAACTCGGCAGCCGCTCCTACCTCAACGGCGAAGACGGCACGACGCCGGACCCGAAGACCGTGGCCGCGAAGGACATCAAGGCCTACTTCCAGGATGAATACATCCTGGGCTTCGACAAGGCGATCAACGAGAACTGGAGCTTCGGCGCGAAGGCGACCTACCGCAAGCTGCGCAGCTCGATCGACGACTTCTGCGACTCGCGTCCCTTCGAGAACTACGCTGCCGCCCACAACATCGACATCACCAATGCGTCGTTGCCGGGTTGCTACCTGTTCAACCCGGGCTCGGCGAACACCTTCCTGGTTGATACGGGCGGCGGTAACTACGTGCCGTTCGACATCAGCAAGGCGGACTTCACCATCCCGGATTCGGGCATCGGTTTCCCGGACCTGAAGCGTTCGTACTACGCCCTCGACCTGTACCTCGAGCATCACTTCTCGGATGACTGGTACGGCCGCGTGGATTACACGTTCTCGCGCAGCTACGGCAACTCGGAAGGCCAGCTGAAGTCGGATATCGGCCAGCTCGATCCGTCGGTGACCCAGGACTGGGATGCGCCGGAAATCATGCAGTACACCAACGGCCCGCTGCCGAACGATCGCACGCACCAGCTGAAGGCGTACGGTTACTGGCAGGCGTCGCAGGAGTGGCTGCTCGGTGGCAACCTGACGGTGGCGACCGGTCGTCCGAAGAACTGCATCGGCCTGGATCCGACCGATGCGATCCAGTACGGCGCGTCGTACTTCGAGTGCGGCTTCCAGCCGTCGCCGCGTGGTTCGAAGGGTCGCCTGCCGTATACCTGGAACCTGGACCTGAACGCGGAATACAAGCCGATGTGGGCGGGTGAGAACCAGCCGCTGGCGTTTACCGCGACGGTGTTCAACGTGGTGGGTAGCCAGCGTCCGGTCGCGCAGATCGACGTGGGCGAGACGGGTTCGGTGGATGCGAATGGGCAGCCGGTGGTCAGCGATGATTATCGTCGTCCGATCGCGTTCCAGAATCCGCGTTACCTGCGCCTGGGCGTGCGTTACGACTTCAACCTGTAAGCGTGACAGGGTGCCCGCGGGCGATGTATCCGCGGGCACCACGCAAACTCCCCTGATCTGGCCGGCGCGGAGCGCCGGCCTTTTTTGTGCTGCGGTTCGCCGCGTTGCGGCGCATGCCTTCACGGCCTCCGGCCGAACCGCCGCCCTGTAGGAGCGCGCCTGCGCGCGATGGCCGTCCGCGCGGCGCTCATGCGTGGTCGCAGGACAGCCCTCGGTGCCTACCCTCGCTGCTCAGACAGGTCCTCCGCGCTCGACAACGTTGGCCGCAGCCGCGGCCCATGTATTTATCGGCCTTCGGCCGCTCGCTTGTGCGGAACTCGCCTCGAGGGTAGGCACCGAGGGCTCTCTTCATTCTTGCGGCGAGCTGGGTGGGAAAGCGTCGGCACCGGCATCCCCGACGCATCGGCAGCTCGTGTAGGAGCGCGCCTGCGCGCGAACCAGGGCATGGCGGCGTAGCCGCAGCGTGGTCGGCGCAATCGGTGCTGGGTCGGGATCAGGCGGTGTAGACGCGGTTGCCGTTGATCCAGGTTTCGACGACGGTGTAGGTGTCGTCCATGACGACGAAGTCGGCGCGGTAGCCGGCTGCGATGTGGCCGTGGGTGGCGCCGAGGCCGAGGAAGGCGGCGGGGTAGGTGGAGGCCATGCGGGCGGCTTCGTCGTACGGGACGCCGACCATTTCGATGGTGTTGCGTACGGCGCTGGCCATGTCGAGGGCGGAGCCGGCGAGGGTGCCGTCGGCGGTCTGGCAGACGCCGTCTTTGGCGGTGATGGTTTCGCCCTTGAGCACGAAGTGGGGGTCGTCGGAGCCGACGGGGGGCATCGCGTCGGTGACGAGCATCATCTTTTCGCGGGTTTTCGCGGCGATGGCGACGCGCAGGGAGGCGGGGTGGACGTGGTGGCCGTCGACGATCAGGCCGCACCAGCTGGCGTGGTCTTCGAGCGCGGCGCCGACGACGCCGGGTTCGCGGCTGGTGAACGGGGTCATGGCGTTGAACAGGTGGGTGAAGCCACGTACGCCCATCGACAGGGCGTGGCGCGTGGTTTCGTAGTCGGCGGCGGTGTGGCCGGCGCAGACGATGACGCCGTTGTC
This window harbors:
- the nagA gene encoding N-acetylglucosamine-6-phosphate deacetylase, whose translation is MTITLTNGRVLTDNGFQTGFAVLVDDGKITGLALPSDPRVRAAERHDLGGRTLLPGFIDCQVNGGGGVLFNDQPTVDAIRAIGVAHAKYGTTGFLPTLISDDAEVMSRAIDAVNDAVAQGVPGVLGVHLEGPFIAPERKGVHDPAKFRIAGADDIAMVARRHGGVTLLTLAPERASDDVLRQLVDNGVIVCAGHTAADYETTRHALSMGVRGFTHLFNAMTPFTSREPGVVGAALEDHASWCGLIVDGHHVHPASLRVAIAAKTREKMMLVTDAMPPVGSDDPHFVLKGETITAKDGVCQTADGTLAGSALDMASAVRNTIEMVGVPYDEAARMASTYPAAFLGLGATHGHIAAGYRADFVVMDDTYTVVETWINGNRVYTA